Proteins from a single region of Novosphingobium sp. CECT 9465:
- the aroA gene encoding 3-phosphoshikimate 1-carboxyvinyltransferase, protein MRPRRFTATGPLKGRIRVPGDKSISHRSIMLGALAVGETRVTGLLEGEDVLSTAAAMRAMGATITRDGDGMWHVHGVGVGGLLQPQQALDMGNSGTSTRLLMGLVATHPITATFIGDGSLSKRPMGRVIDPLSMMGADFTAAPGGRLPLTLRGISPAVPIEYRLPVASAQVKSAILLAGLNTPGITTVIEPIPTRDHSERMLRGFGAELTVDIADDGARVIRVTGEAELRPQDIVVPGDPSSAAFFVVAALLVEGSDLVVENVGLNPTRAALFDVLRLMGGSIEELDRRDVGGEPVADLRVRHSLLNGIDVDPAVVPSMVDEFPILFVAAALARGRTVTTGLEELRVKESDRISAMRAALELAGATVTETEDGLVIDGIGGDPLRGTAEDAAIVTHLDHRIAMAMAIAGIASRKGVEVDDTRPIATSFPIFESLLAQVSGAA, encoded by the coding sequence ATGCGCCCACGCCGCTTTACCGCCACCGGCCCGCTCAAAGGGCGGATTCGTGTGCCGGGTGACAAGTCGATCAGCCACCGCTCGATCATGCTGGGCGCACTGGCCGTGGGCGAAACCCGCGTTACCGGCTTGCTCGAAGGCGAGGACGTGCTCTCCACCGCCGCCGCGATGCGCGCGATGGGGGCCACGATCACGCGCGATGGTGATGGCATGTGGCATGTCCACGGCGTCGGAGTCGGCGGGCTGCTTCAGCCGCAACAAGCGCTGGACATGGGCAATTCGGGCACGTCCACCCGCCTGCTCATGGGCCTCGTCGCCACGCACCCGATCACCGCCACGTTCATCGGCGATGGCAGCCTTTCGAAGCGCCCGATGGGCCGCGTGATCGACCCGCTGTCGATGATGGGCGCAGACTTCACCGCCGCGCCCGGAGGCCGCCTGCCCCTGACGCTGCGTGGCATTTCGCCCGCCGTGCCGATCGAATACCGCCTCCCGGTCGCTTCTGCACAGGTCAAGAGCGCGATCCTGCTCGCCGGGCTGAACACCCCCGGCATTACCACCGTGATCGAACCGATCCCCACCCGCGATCACTCCGAACGCATGCTGCGCGGCTTCGGCGCGGAACTGACGGTGGACATTGCCGATGACGGCGCCCGCGTGATCCGCGTGACCGGCGAGGCGGAACTCCGCCCGCAGGATATCGTGGTCCCCGGCGATCCCTCCTCCGCCGCCTTCTTCGTCGTCGCGGCGCTGCTGGTCGAAGGCTCGGACCTCGTGGTCGAGAACGTCGGCCTCAACCCCACCCGCGCCGCACTGTTCGATGTGCTGCGCCTGATGGGCGGCTCCATCGAGGAACTCGACCGCCGCGATGTCGGCGGAGAACCCGTCGCCGATCTGCGTGTGCGCCATTCGCTGCTCAACGGCATCGACGTGGACCCCGCCGTGGTGCCGAGCATGGTCGACGAATTCCCGATCCTGTTCGTCGCCGCCGCGCTGGCCAGGGGGCGCACTGTCACCACGGGTCTTGAAGAACTGCGCGTCAAGGAAAGCGACCGCATCTCCGCGATGCGCGCCGCGTTGGAACTTGCAGGCGCGACCGTGACCGAAACCGAAGACGGCCTTGTCATCGACGGCATCGGCGGCGATCCCCTACGCGGCACGGCTGAGGACGCTGCCATCGTCACCCACCTCGATCACCGCATCGCCATGGCCATGGCCATTGCCGGAATCGCCAGCCGCAAGGGCGTGGAAGTGGACGATACCCGCCCCATCGCCACCAGCTTCCCGATCTTCGAAAGCCTGCTGGCGCAAGTGAGCGGCGCTGCATGA
- a CDS encoding d(CMP) kinase: protein MIIAVDGPTASGKGTIAKALAAHFGLSHLDTGLLYRAVGRQVFLNGGNPDDPADALAACTFADTLLNDPELRTEESGGYASRVSIHPAVRAALLARQQAFANQPGGAVLDGRDIATVIAPHADAKLFVTASVSARAMRRWVEMKGFGLDVERAAIEADLEARDERDRNRAEAPLRQADGAVLLDTSNLAKEMAVAMAIALVEKQVARG from the coding sequence ATGATCATCGCAGTCGACGGCCCCACCGCATCGGGCAAGGGCACCATCGCCAAAGCGCTCGCCGCCCATTTCGGCCTGTCCCATCTCGATACCGGCCTGCTCTATCGCGCAGTCGGGCGGCAGGTATTCTTGAACGGCGGCAACCCCGATGACCCAGCAGATGCTCTGGCCGCCTGCACGTTCGCCGATACCTTGCTGAACGATCCCGAACTGCGCACGGAAGAGTCCGGCGGCTACGCCAGCCGAGTCTCCATCCACCCGGCCGTGCGCGCAGCGCTGCTGGCCCGGCAGCAGGCCTTTGCGAACCAGCCCGGCGGCGCAGTGCTGGACGGACGCGACATCGCCACGGTAATCGCCCCCCACGCCGACGCCAAATTGTTCGTCACCGCGAGCGTGAGCGCCCGCGCGATGCGGCGCTGGGTGGAGATGAAAGGCTTCGGCCTCGACGTGGAGCGGGCCGCAATCGAAGCCGACCTCGAAGCCCGCGACGAACGCGACCGCAACCGCGCCGAAGCGCCGCTGCGACAGGCCGACGGAGCGGTCCTGCTCGATACGTCCAATCTGGCGAAGGAAATGGCCGTCGCGATGGCGATTGCTCTGGTGGAGAAGCAGGTGGCGCGGGGGTGA
- a CDS encoding GIY-YIG nuclease family protein, with translation MPDEKQPCVYILASGHYGTLYIGVTSDLMKRLWQHREGALPGFTADHGVKRLIHFELFGDMERAIRREKQLKNWRRQWKINLINEVNPEWRDLAVGLGFAPLA, from the coding sequence ATGCCGGACGAAAAACAACCCTGCGTCTACATCCTCGCAAGCGGGCATTACGGCACGCTCTACATCGGCGTGACGTCAGACCTGATGAAGCGGCTCTGGCAGCACCGCGAAGGCGCACTTCCCGGTTTCACGGCGGACCACGGTGTGAAGCGCCTCATTCACTTCGAACTGTTCGGAGATATGGAACGGGCGATCCGGCGCGAAAAGCAGCTCAAGAACTGGCGGCGACAGTGGAAGATCAATCTGATCAACGAAGTAAATCCTGAGTGGCGGGATTTGGCGGTGGGTTTAGGATTCGCCCCTTTGGCGTAG
- a CDS encoding type II toxin-antitoxin system RelE/ParE family toxin, with product MPQVVYSTAAIRDLRRLRDFLQPKSADVARRAGEAIVRSVRLLGSHPHIGRMVDDLPEDFREWVIDFGDSGYVARYRMDGDVVTILAIRHQREAGFN from the coding sequence ATGCCACAAGTAGTTTATTCCACTGCTGCAATACGTGACCTTCGGCGGCTTCGGGATTTTCTGCAGCCGAAAAGTGCGGATGTTGCCCGCCGCGCGGGTGAGGCCATCGTTCGCAGCGTTAGGCTTTTAGGAAGCCACCCGCACATTGGCCGTATGGTGGATGACCTTCCCGAAGACTTCCGCGAGTGGGTGATCGACTTCGGAGATAGCGGGTACGTTGCGCGTTATCGTATGGACGGGGATGTTGTGACCATCCTCGCCATCCGCCATCAGCGCGAAGCTGGTTTTAATTAG
- a CDS encoding CopG family ribbon-helix-helix protein, producing the protein MPAVTSIKLDDALKGRIQQLAQTRRRTSHWIMREAIAQYVEREEKCESFRQDTLNAWDEFQATGLHATADQVEKWLASWGSDNESRAPECHK; encoded by the coding sequence ATGCCCGCTGTGACATCCATTAAGCTCGATGACGCGCTGAAAGGTCGCATCCAGCAGCTTGCCCAAACCCGCCGCCGTACATCGCACTGGATCATGCGTGAGGCCATCGCGCAATATGTCGAGCGTGAGGAAAAGTGTGAATCTTTCCGTCAGGACACGCTCAATGCGTGGGATGAATTTCAGGCGACTGGCCTGCACGCTACGGCTGACCAGGTCGAAAAATGGCTGGCAAGCTGGGGTTCCGACAATGAGTCGCGCGCACCCGAATGCCACAAGTAG
- the rpsA gene encoding 30S ribosomal protein S1 encodes MATNPTRDDFAALLDETLGGAANGGFEGRVVKGTITAIENDKAVIDVGLKSEGRVALREFASPGQPHGLSVGDEVEVYVDRVENADGEAMLSRDRARREAAWDKLENEFGEGKRVEGVIFGRVKGGFTVDLDGAVAFLPGSQVDIRPVRDVTPLMDMPQPFQILKMDRRRGNIVVSRRAVLEETRAEQRSGLIQNLKEAQIIDGVVKNITDYGAFVDLGGIDGLLHVTDMSYKRVNHPSEVIAIGDTVKVQIIRINQDTQRISLGMKQLESDPWDGVAAKYPVGAKLSGVVTNITEYGAFVELEAGIEGLVHVSEMSWTKKNVHPGKIVSTSQEVDVLVLEVDSDKRRISLGLKQAQQNPWEAFADKHPVGSTVAGEVKNATEFGLFIGLDGDVDGMVHMSDIAWGISGEDALALHRKGEEVSAVVLDVDVEKERISLGMKQLEKGAPAAGGASPAAAGSLRRGEVVTVTVLEVRDGGLEVQAGEDGATGFIKRSDLGRDRDEQRPDRFQVGQKLDAMITGFDRSKKPNFSVKARQLHEEKEAVEQYGSSDAGASLGDILGAALKAKQ; translated from the coding sequence ATGGCTACCAATCCCACGCGCGACGATTTCGCCGCGCTGCTCGACGAAACGCTTGGCGGAGCCGCCAACGGTGGCTTTGAAGGCCGCGTCGTCAAGGGCACCATCACCGCAATCGAAAACGACAAGGCCGTCATCGACGTGGGCCTGAAGAGCGAGGGCCGCGTTGCCCTGCGCGAATTCGCCTCGCCCGGCCAGCCGCACGGCCTCTCGGTCGGCGACGAAGTCGAAGTCTACGTCGATCGCGTCGAGAACGCTGACGGCGAAGCGATGCTTTCCCGCGACCGCGCTCGCCGCGAAGCCGCATGGGACAAGCTTGAAAACGAATTTGGCGAAGGCAAGCGCGTCGAAGGCGTGATCTTCGGCCGCGTCAAGGGCGGCTTCACCGTCGATCTCGACGGCGCCGTGGCCTTCCTCCCCGGCTCGCAGGTCGATATCCGCCCCGTGCGCGATGTCACCCCGCTGATGGACATGCCGCAGCCGTTCCAGATCCTCAAGATGGATCGCCGCCGTGGCAACATCGTCGTCTCGCGCCGTGCCGTTCTGGAAGAAACCCGCGCAGAACAGCGTTCGGGCCTGATCCAGAACCTCAAGGAAGCGCAGATCATCGACGGCGTGGTCAAGAACATCACCGATTACGGTGCGTTCGTTGATCTGGGCGGCATCGACGGCCTGCTCCATGTTACGGACATGAGCTACAAGCGCGTGAACCATCCTTCGGAAGTGATCGCCATCGGCGACACGGTGAAGGTGCAGATCATCCGCATCAATCAGGATACCCAGCGCATCAGCCTTGGCATGAAGCAGCTGGAATCGGATCCGTGGGATGGCGTGGCCGCCAAGTATCCGGTCGGTGCGAAGCTCTCGGGCGTTGTCACCAACATCACCGAATATGGCGCGTTCGTCGAACTGGAAGCTGGCATCGAAGGCCTCGTCCACGTTTCGGAAATGTCCTGGACCAAGAAGAACGTCCACCCCGGCAAGATCGTCTCGACCAGCCAGGAAGTCGACGTTCTGGTTCTCGAAGTCGATAGCGACAAGCGCCGCATCAGCCTCGGCCTCAAGCAGGCCCAGCAGAACCCGTGGGAAGCCTTTGCAGACAAGCACCCGGTCGGTTCGACTGTTGCTGGCGAAGTCAAGAACGCCACCGAATTCGGCCTGTTCATCGGTCTCGATGGCGACGTGGACGGCATGGTTCACATGTCGGACATCGCCTGGGGCATTTCGGGCGAAGACGCGCTGGCTCTGCACCGCAAGGGCGAGGAAGTTTCGGCCGTGGTTCTCGACGTCGATGTCGAAAAGGAACGCATCAGCCTTGGCATGAAGCAGCTTGAAAAGGGCGCTCCGGCTGCCGGTGGCGCTTCGCCTGCCGCTGCTGGCTCGCTCCGTCGCGGCGAAGTCGTCACCGTCACCGTCCTCGAAGTCCGCGATGGCGGCCTCGAAGTGCAGGCTGGCGAAGACGGCGCGACCGGCTTCATCAAGCGTTCGGACCTTGGCCGCGATCGTGACGAACAGCGTCCTGACCGTTTCCAGGTCGGCCAGAAGCTCGATGCCATGATCACCGGCTTCGACCGTTCCAAGAAGCCGAACTTCTCGGTCAAGGCGCGTCAGCTGCACGAAGAGAAGGAAGCCGTGGAACAGTACGGTTCTTCGGATGCCGGCGCTTCGCTGGGCGACATCCTCGGCGCCGCGCTGAAGGCGAAGCAGTAA
- the gloB gene encoding hydroxyacylglutathione hydrolase: MTLQIHQFPCLSDNYGFLVHDLASGETVCIDTPDAEACLREAAAQGWPITQIWNTHWHPDHAGGNEAIKAATGCTVIAPATDSGKIAAVDRSVGHGDTVTLGQYTATVIDVGGHTLGHCAYHLPHAATAFVGDALFPLGCGRMFEGTPDQFWASLQRLKALPPETALYSAHEYTQSNARFAIFADPDNAALESYAAKVDARRELGQWTVPTTLAAELAANPFLRADAPDMAARWGGASPVETFAALRAAKDTFR, translated from the coding sequence ATGACCCTGCAAATCCACCAGTTCCCGTGCCTGTCCGACAATTACGGCTTCCTTGTGCATGACCTTGCAAGCGGGGAGACGGTGTGCATCGATACGCCGGATGCCGAAGCCTGTTTGCGCGAAGCTGCGGCCCAGGGCTGGCCCATCACCCAGATCTGGAACACGCACTGGCACCCCGATCATGCGGGCGGGAACGAAGCGATCAAGGCGGCAACCGGCTGCACCGTCATCGCCCCTGCAACCGATTCCGGGAAAATCGCCGCCGTCGACCGCAGCGTAGGCCACGGGGATACGGTGACGCTCGGCCAATACACCGCCACGGTCATCGATGTCGGCGGCCACACGCTCGGCCATTGCGCTTATCACTTGCCCCACGCCGCCACGGCCTTCGTCGGCGATGCGCTGTTTCCGCTGGGCTGCGGGCGCATGTTCGAAGGTACGCCCGACCAGTTCTGGGCCAGTCTTCAGCGCCTGAAGGCCCTGCCGCCAGAGACCGCCCTCTATAGCGCGCACGAATATACCCAGTCCAATGCCCGCTTTGCGATCTTCGCCGATCCCGACAATGCCGCGCTGGAATCCTACGCCGCCAAGGTCGATGCGCGCCGCGAACTGGGACAATGGACCGTTCCGACCACGCTAGCCGCCGAACTTGCCGCGAACCCGTTCCTGCGCGCCGATGCGCCCGATATGGCCGCGCGCTGGGGCGGCGCATCCCCGGTGGAGACATTTGCGGCGCTGCGCGCGGCCAAGGACACTTTTCGCTGA
- a CDS encoding LacI family DNA-binding transcriptional regulator, giving the protein MATDRKIIRVTSFDVAEAAGVSQSTVSRALAGDTSISEPTRQRVIEAAGRLNYQVDENAARLRRGRTGTIAVVMICREAQDRKDINPFYFSLLGSTCAAASARGYETLVAFQDAPENFWGHFQDRRKADGMIVIGTTTNTAAWDYFRDLPEGTHWTCWGSPDNELPWVRSDNLSGATLATRHLLVRGYKQIVCIGSATSPQRQFQERYEGYAEAMRSAGQEPRFVQVESGLAREEQGRRAAIALVESGEPFDAIFAVCDDMALGALKELTARGFSIPDQVGIIGFDGIRAGAWSTPPLTSIEPDFQMAGSLMVEQLLAKINGTEGSGRRVPVKLLVRGSTRA; this is encoded by the coding sequence GTGGCGACCGACAGGAAGATCATCCGGGTAACGTCATTCGACGTCGCCGAAGCGGCAGGCGTCAGCCAGTCCACCGTCAGCCGCGCATTGGCAGGCGATACGTCGATCAGCGAACCGACCCGCCAGCGCGTGATCGAAGCCGCAGGCCGTCTGAATTATCAGGTAGACGAAAACGCCGCGCGCCTGCGCCGGGGCCGCACCGGTACGATTGCTGTGGTGATGATCTGCCGCGAGGCGCAGGACCGCAAGGACATCAACCCGTTCTACTTCTCGCTGCTGGGCAGCACGTGCGCGGCGGCATCTGCGCGCGGCTATGAAACGCTGGTCGCCTTTCAGGACGCACCCGAAAACTTCTGGGGCCACTTTCAGGATCGCCGCAAGGCCGATGGCATGATCGTGATCGGCACAACCACCAACACCGCCGCGTGGGACTATTTCCGCGATCTGCCCGAAGGCACACACTGGACCTGCTGGGGATCGCCTGACAACGAACTGCCGTGGGTGCGCAGCGATAACCTCTCAGGCGCGACGCTGGCGACAAGACACCTGCTGGTACGCGGGTACAAGCAGATCGTCTGCATCGGTTCGGCCACCTCGCCCCAGCGGCAGTTTCAGGAGCGCTACGAAGGCTATGCCGAAGCCATGCGCAGCGCCGGGCAGGAACCTCGCTTCGTTCAGGTCGAATCCGGGCTTGCGCGTGAAGAACAGGGCCGCCGCGCCGCCATCGCCCTCGTCGAGAGCGGCGAACCGTTCGACGCAATCTTCGCGGTGTGCGATGACATGGCGCTGGGCGCGCTCAAGGAACTGACCGCGCGCGGGTTTTCGATCCCCGATCAGGTTGGCATCATCGGCTTCGATGGCATCCGCGCAGGCGCATGGTCCACCCCGCCCCTCACCTCGATCGAACCGGATTTCCAGATGGCCGGAAGCCTTATGGTCGAACAGTTGCTGGCGAAGATCAACGGGACTGAAGGCTCCGGGCGGCGGGTGCCTGTGAAGCTGCTGGTCCGGGGATCGACGCGGGCTTGA
- a CDS encoding type II toxin-antitoxin system ParD family antitoxin yields the protein MPRNTSVTIGEHFTDFISTQVKTGRYGSASDVVRAGLRLLEDYEAKVRALEQALIEGEESGEPQPFDFDEFLQRMNREYNAR from the coding sequence GTGCCGCGCAACACCTCCGTTACCATTGGTGAACACTTTACCGATTTCATTTCAACGCAAGTCAAAACCGGACGCTACGGCTCGGCCAGCGATGTAGTACGTGCGGGTCTTCGGCTGCTTGAGGACTACGAGGCGAAAGTGCGGGCGCTGGAGCAGGCTCTGATTGAGGGCGAGGAATCGGGGGAGCCGCAGCCATTTGATTTTGATGAGTTTCTACAGCGCATGAATCGGGAGTATAACGCTCGATGA
- a CDS encoding type II toxin-antitoxin system RelE/ParE family toxin: MRMVRFSPAADEDLVGIWRYSAANWGTAQADRYVVELREVSNGLASSTGGGRRTLRSDLFKIRSGAHMIYYRMSSDRIDIIRILHGKQDVERHL, from the coding sequence ATGAGAATGGTCAGATTCTCACCAGCGGCCGACGAGGACCTGGTGGGGATTTGGCGCTATTCCGCCGCCAATTGGGGTACGGCCCAAGCCGACAGGTACGTGGTTGAACTGCGAGAGGTTTCCAATGGCCTAGCCAGCAGCACTGGCGGTGGACGGCGTACGCTGCGATCTGATTTATTCAAAATCCGCAGCGGGGCACACATGATCTACTACCGCATGTCGTCAGACCGGATCGACATCATCCGCATCCTGCACGGCAAACAAGACGTCGAACGGCACCTCTGA
- a CDS encoding ATPase → MPQIEQLATTYSSQVFWLLVFFGIIFFVIGRGMVPKVMATMDGRDKQIADDLAAAEAARAAADAEEESWRVQANKQRTAAQALIVAAKADAARATEATLAVASARIEESVAAAEARIAAARAAALGEVEGVAAEAAQDIASRLAGLTIPADEAQSAVKGVLAHG, encoded by the coding sequence ATGCCTCAGATTGAACAGCTTGCCACCACCTATTCCAGCCAGGTCTTCTGGCTGCTGGTGTTCTTCGGCATCATCTTCTTCGTGATCGGCCGGGGCATGGTGCCCAAGGTCATGGCCACGATGGATGGCCGCGACAAGCAGATCGCCGACGACCTTGCCGCTGCGGAAGCCGCGCGGGCCGCCGCCGATGCCGAAGAGGAATCCTGGCGCGTCCAGGCGAACAAGCAGCGGACAGCGGCGCAAGCCCTGATCGTTGCCGCCAAGGCGGATGCCGCCAGGGCAACCGAAGCAACGCTTGCCGTTGCATCGGCCCGTATCGAAGAATCCGTCGCCGCCGCCGAGGCCCGCATTGCCGCTGCCCGCGCTGCTGCGCTGGGTGAAGTGGAAGGCGTTGCCGCCGAAGCCGCGCAGGACATCGCAAGCCGCCTCGCCGGTCTTACGATCCCCGCCGACGAGGCGCAGTCCGCCGTGAAGGGAGTTCTCGCTCATGGCTAA
- a CDS encoding F0F1 ATP synthase subunit C encodes MDAESAKLLGAGLAAVGAGLASLGVGNVFAKFLEGALRNPGAADGQQGRLFIGFAAAELLGLLSFVVAMILIFVA; translated from the coding sequence ATGGACGCAGAAAGCGCAAAGCTGCTCGGAGCCGGTCTCGCCGCTGTTGGCGCCGGTCTTGCCTCGCTCGGCGTGGGCAACGTGTTTGCCAAGTTCCTCGAAGGCGCGCTGCGCAATCCGGGCGCTGCTGATGGCCAGCAGGGTCGTCTGTTCATCGGCTTTGCTGCTGCTGAACTTCTCGGCCTGCTGTCGTTCGTCGTCGCGATGATCCTGATCTTCGTTGCCTGA
- a CDS encoding F0F1 ATP synthase subunit A, with protein sequence MAEGKVDPVHQFTIESLFGTDQWAIGGYNIAFTNSALWMAITTVVLIVFVAGGAKRELVPGRWQMAVEGLTGFVDNLLQANIGKAGRKYLPYVFSLFAFILFANMLGLMPLALVGLHPFTATSHFTVTGVLAIMSFAIVLGVGFAKHGLHFFSLFVPHGTPVAMIPIIFPIELISFMVRPFSLGLRLFVAMMAGHVLLEVLSGFVISGTNAGVGIFFLAALPSFLLMIGICALELLVAGIQAYVFALLTCVYLNDAENLH encoded by the coding sequence GTGGCCGAAGGCAAGGTCGATCCGGTTCACCAGTTCACGATCGAGTCCCTGTTCGGGACCGATCAATGGGCAATCGGTGGTTACAACATCGCGTTCACCAATTCCGCGCTGTGGATGGCGATCACCACCGTGGTGCTGATCGTGTTCGTGGCGGGCGGTGCCAAGCGCGAACTGGTTCCCGGTCGCTGGCAGATGGCGGTCGAGGGGCTGACAGGCTTCGTCGACAATCTGCTTCAGGCAAATATCGGCAAGGCCGGGCGCAAGTACCTGCCTTACGTATTCTCGCTGTTCGCGTTCATCCTGTTTGCCAACATGCTTGGCCTGATGCCGCTGGCACTCGTTGGCCTGCACCCGTTCACGGCAACCAGCCACTTCACCGTCACTGGCGTACTCGCGATCATGAGCTTTGCCATCGTGCTCGGCGTCGGCTTTGCCAAGCATGGCCTGCACTTCTTTTCGCTGTTCGTGCCGCACGGTACGCCCGTTGCGATGATCCCGATCATTTTCCCGATCGAGCTGATCTCGTTCATGGTGCGTCCGTTCAGCCTTGGCCTGCGACTGTTCGTCGCGATGATGGCCGGCCACGTGCTGCTTGAAGTGCTATCGGGCTTCGTCATCTCCGGCACCAATGCCGGGGTGGGCATCTTCTTCCTCGCTGCATTGCCGAGCTTCCTGCTGATGATCGGCATCTGCGCGCTGGAACTTCTGGTGGCAGGCATTCAGGCATATGTCTTTGCCCTGCTCACCTGCGTCTATCTGAACGACGCCGAGAATCTTCACTGA
- a CDS encoding AtpZ/AtpI family protein, which translates to MNDEPSGIEPIGEDARIDALDKRLKALRELEDERNRPKAGGEVDANYRLGNRVLAELIGGLAGGAFIGWVIDQFAGTSPWGLLVMLFMGVVVAFRNIIRISSRRPE; encoded by the coding sequence ATGAATGATGAACCGTCCGGGATCGAACCTATCGGTGAGGATGCGCGGATCGACGCGCTCGACAAGCGGCTGAAAGCCCTTCGAGAGCTTGAAGATGAACGCAACCGGCCAAAGGCAGGCGGGGAAGTCGATGCGAATTATCGCTTGGGCAACCGTGTGCTGGCGGAACTGATCGGGGGTCTTGCAGGCGGCGCGTTCATCGGCTGGGTCATTGACCAGTTCGCCGGGACAAGCCCCTGGGGGTTGTTGGTGATGTTGTTCATGGGGGTCGTCGTGGCGTTCCGTAACATCATCCGAATTTCGAGCCGGCGCCCCGAATAG
- a CDS encoding YdbL family protein: MTIAATGLVAGTLAPLAAYAQARDPAYAAARAAGQVGEKMDGYLGYVTPPAPALRAVVEDINIKRKAVYATKAQANKATVEEYALTSGCLLISQTRPGEKYQAPDGSWQTRGDGPPLRDSRCP, from the coding sequence ATGACGATCGCCGCTACCGGACTGGTCGCCGGGACTTTGGCCCCGCTCGCGGCCTATGCGCAGGCGCGCGACCCGGCTTATGCTGCGGCGCGCGCCGCAGGGCAGGTGGGTGAGAAGATGGACGGCTACCTCGGCTATGTAACGCCGCCTGCCCCGGCATTGCGCGCGGTGGTCGAGGATATCAACATCAAGCGCAAGGCGGTCTATGCCACCAAGGCGCAAGCCAACAAGGCGACCGTGGAGGAATACGCGCTGACATCGGGTTGCCTGCTGATCAGCCAGACCCGGCCGGGAGAGAAGTACCAGGCGCCCGACGGTTCGTGGCAGACCCGCGGCGATGGTCCGCCCCTGCGCGATTCGCGTTGCCCCTGA
- a CDS encoding YnbE family lipoprotein: MREEGSLLWRRGLLALPLIASLATGGCISVNAPDKPIVIELNINIKQEVVYRLAADAGNTIDENPGIF; the protein is encoded by the coding sequence ATGAGGGAAGAAGGATCACTATTGTGGCGGCGCGGCCTGCTGGCGCTGCCGTTGATCGCCAGCCTGGCAACGGGGGGATGCATTTCGGTGAATGCGCCGGACAAGCCCATCGTCATCGAGCTGAACATCAACATCAAGCAGGAAGTCGTGTATCGGCTCGCGGCGGACGCGGGCAACACGATTGACGAGAATCCGGGCATCTTCTGA